The following are encoded together in the Pseudoalteromonas ruthenica genome:
- a CDS encoding sensor domain-containing diguanylate cyclase, producing the protein MPAADFNMHEIHWLMDMFNTVDVGLVVLDRKYRVCIWNGFMENHSGLLPSAVKDKDLFDLFPSIDEKWFRTKTESVFVLKNRSFTIWEQKPYIFRFKNYRPITGKANHMYQNATFIPLTSTTGDVTHVCIIIYDVTDEAVNKIELEEANRMLEQISRTDGLTQLPNRSFWEESLQKEFKRVSRSQGHDSLLMLDIDHFKNINDSHGHAAGDEALRHIANIISNTLRESDMAGRYGGEEFAITLYDTDAEGAKVFAERLRAQVESSQVVVDEEVIKMTISVGIAQYDSTFEQHEQWVAAADKALYKSKQEGRNRISIANNGA; encoded by the coding sequence ATGCCTGCAGCTGATTTTAATATGCACGAAATACACTGGCTCATGGATATGTTTAATACCGTGGATGTGGGCCTTGTGGTATTGGACCGCAAATACCGGGTGTGCATATGGAATGGCTTTATGGAGAATCACTCTGGGCTGCTGCCTAGTGCAGTGAAAGACAAAGACTTATTCGACTTGTTCCCCAGCATTGATGAGAAGTGGTTTCGAACCAAAACCGAGTCAGTGTTTGTACTGAAAAATCGCTCATTCACTATTTGGGAGCAAAAGCCCTATATTTTTCGCTTTAAGAACTACCGTCCGATCACTGGTAAAGCGAACCATATGTACCAAAATGCGACTTTCATCCCGTTAACCAGTACCACCGGAGATGTGACTCACGTATGCATCATTATTTATGATGTAACCGACGAGGCAGTGAATAAAATCGAATTGGAAGAAGCCAATCGTATGCTAGAGCAAATCAGTCGCACTGACGGGTTAACACAATTACCTAATCGCAGCTTTTGGGAAGAAAGTCTGCAAAAAGAGTTTAAGCGTGTGAGTCGCTCACAAGGGCATGATAGCTTGTTAATGCTAGATATCGATCACTTCAAAAATATTAACGACAGTCATGGCCATGCGGCAGGAGATGAGGCGTTAAGACACATAGCCAACATTATAAGCAACACCTTGCGCGAAAGTGACATGGCTGGGCGTTATGGCGGTGAAGAGTTTGCTATTACTTTATATGATACAGATGCAGAAGGCGCCAAAGTATTTGCCGAGCGCTTGCGGGCACAGGTTGAAAGTTCGCAAGTGGTTGTTGACGAGGAAGTCATTAAAATGACTATCAGTGTAGGGATCGCTCAGTACGACAGCACTTTTGAGCAACATGAGCAGTGGGTCGCCGCAGCAGACAAAGCGCTGTACAAGTCGAAACAAGAAGGGCGAAACCGCATTTCTATCGCTAACAACGGCGCTTAA
- a CDS encoding SpoVR family protein, with translation MTRKPLSDGPDWTFDLLEQYRDEIKRVAQHYKLDTYPNQIEVITAEQMMDAYSSVGMPIGYNHWSYGKKFIQTEQNYKRGQMGLAYEIVINSNPCIAYLMEENTMPMQALVMAHACYGHNSFFKGNYLFKTWTDAGSIIDYLLFAKNYIAECEQKYGIDEVENILDSCHALMNYGVDRYKRPQQISLFEEKRRQKERADYLQSQVNELWRTIPEAESHSKQKRERFPREPQENILYFIEKNAPLLEPWQREIVRIVRKISQYFYPQKQTQVMNEGWATFWHYTILNHLYDEGKVTDGFMLEVLQSHTNVVYQPPYNSNYYSGINPYALGFNMMTDIRRICENPTDEDKQWFPEYAGSDWLETLHFAMQNFKDESFISQFLSPRMMREFKLFSIVDDAQQPHLEVGAIHDEAGYQAIRETLSAQYNLSNHEPNIQIYDVDIRGDRSLTLRYVPHQSIPLADSSDEVMKHLYRLWGFAVRLEQEQQDGSTQLLSQCPAAQNSDA, from the coding sequence ATGACTCGAAAGCCATTAAGTGATGGTCCAGATTGGACCTTTGATTTGCTTGAGCAATACCGCGACGAAATAAAACGCGTTGCACAACACTATAAGCTTGATACTTACCCGAACCAAATTGAAGTGATCACCGCTGAGCAAATGATGGATGCGTACTCCAGTGTCGGTATGCCTATTGGCTACAACCATTGGTCGTACGGTAAGAAATTTATCCAAACTGAGCAAAACTATAAGCGCGGACAAATGGGACTGGCCTATGAGATTGTGATTAACTCGAACCCTTGTATCGCATACCTGATGGAAGAAAACACCATGCCGATGCAGGCCCTAGTCATGGCTCATGCCTGCTATGGCCACAACTCATTTTTTAAGGGTAACTATCTGTTTAAAACCTGGACGGATGCTGGTTCCATTATTGACTATTTACTCTTTGCCAAAAACTACATTGCCGAATGCGAGCAAAAATACGGTATTGATGAAGTGGAGAATATTCTCGACTCCTGCCATGCGCTAATGAATTACGGTGTGGATCGCTATAAAAGGCCACAGCAAATCTCTTTGTTCGAAGAAAAGAGACGACAGAAAGAGCGAGCAGACTACTTACAGTCTCAGGTTAATGAGTTATGGCGCACAATTCCAGAGGCTGAGTCGCACAGTAAACAAAAGCGCGAGCGTTTTCCTCGTGAGCCGCAAGAAAATATTCTTTATTTCATCGAAAAAAATGCGCCTTTACTGGAACCGTGGCAACGAGAAATTGTGCGTATTGTACGCAAAATCTCGCAGTACTTTTATCCACAAAAACAAACCCAAGTAATGAATGAAGGCTGGGCTACTTTTTGGCATTACACCATACTTAATCACCTGTATGATGAAGGAAAGGTCACCGACGGCTTTATGCTCGAAGTACTGCAAAGCCACACTAATGTGGTGTATCAACCTCCCTACAACAGTAACTACTACTCGGGGATTAACCCTTACGCCTTAGGGTTTAACATGATGACGGATATTCGCCGAATCTGCGAAAACCCAACGGATGAGGATAAACAATGGTTTCCGGAGTATGCTGGCAGTGACTGGCTGGAGACCCTGCACTTTGCCATGCAAAACTTCAAAGATGAGAGCTTCATCAGCCAATTCCTTTCTCCTCGTATGATGCGGGAGTTCAAATTGTTTTCCATCGTTGATGATGCTCAACAACCTCACTTGGAAGTCGGGGCTATTCACGATGAAGCGGGTTACCAAGCAATTAGGGAAACCCTATCAGCGCAGTACAACCTCAGTAATCATGAGCCTAATATTCAGATCTATGATGTTGATATTAGAGGGGATCGTTCTTTAACTTTACGTTATGTACCACATCAATCGATTCCTTTAGCGGACTCAAGCGATGAAGTGATGAAGCACCTATACCGGTTATGGGGGTTTGCGGTGAGGTTAGAGCAAGAGCAACAAGATGGCAGCACCCAACTGCTTAGTCAGTGCCCTGCAGCGCAAAACAGCGACGCTTAA
- a CDS encoding YeaH/YhbH family protein has translation MAHFIDRRLNGKNKSTLNRQRFIRRYKKQIKEAVSDAINKRSVTDVSSGESISIPAKDIKEPFFHQGRGGHREQVHPGNDQFNKGDKIKRPPQGQGGGAGEGEASDQGEGQDEFVFSISKDEYLDLLFEDLELPNLQETSVDKLVQMKTHRAGFCSDGMPSNIDIVRSLQGSLARRVAMTAAKRRELAELKAQLIELEHAPVPEQTKINALLEQIEVLERKISAVPFIDNYDLRFRNYEKRPHPTSKAVMFCLMDVSGSMDQATKDMAKRFYILLYLFLTRSYENIEVVYIRHHTQAKEVDEQEFFYSQETGGTIVSSALKLMHQIVSERYASSEWNIYAAQASDGDNWADDSPQCADLLSNKILPMVRYYAYVEITNRAHQSLWREYEQLAAQFGNFAIEHIRAVDDIYPIFRELFKKNANKTARSA, from the coding sequence ATGGCGCACTTTATCGACAGGCGCCTGAACGGCAAGAATAAAAGCACGTTAAATAGACAGCGCTTTATTCGCCGCTATAAAAAGCAAATTAAAGAAGCCGTTTCAGACGCTATAAATAAACGCAGTGTTACTGATGTCTCTAGCGGGGAAAGCATTTCTATCCCCGCCAAAGACATCAAGGAGCCTTTTTTTCATCAAGGTCGCGGGGGGCATCGTGAGCAGGTGCACCCGGGCAACGACCAATTTAATAAAGGCGATAAAATAAAACGCCCGCCGCAGGGTCAAGGCGGCGGCGCTGGTGAGGGCGAAGCCAGCGATCAAGGTGAAGGGCAAGATGAGTTTGTATTCTCAATTTCAAAGGATGAGTATCTAGACTTATTATTTGAAGATTTAGAACTACCGAACTTACAAGAAACCAGTGTCGATAAGCTGGTACAAATGAAAACGCACCGAGCTGGTTTTTGCAGCGATGGCATGCCAAGCAATATTGATATTGTTCGTTCTTTACAAGGCTCGCTTGCCCGAAGAGTGGCGATGACCGCAGCAAAGCGACGCGAGCTCGCTGAACTAAAAGCGCAATTGATTGAACTTGAGCATGCCCCCGTACCAGAGCAAACCAAAATTAACGCGCTCCTTGAGCAGATAGAAGTGCTTGAGCGAAAGATATCTGCGGTACCTTTTATTGATAATTACGACTTACGCTTTCGCAACTACGAAAAGCGTCCGCACCCTACTTCTAAGGCCGTTATGTTTTGCCTTATGGATGTCTCTGGTTCGATGGATCAAGCCACCAAAGACATGGCGAAACGCTTTTATATTCTTCTCTACCTATTTCTTACCCGCAGCTATGAAAACATTGAGGTGGTGTATATCCGCCATCATACTCAAGCCAAGGAGGTCGACGAACAAGAGTTTTTTTACTCGCAAGAGACTGGCGGCACCATCGTCTCCAGCGCATTAAAACTGATGCATCAAATAGTGAGTGAGCGATACGCATCCAGTGAATGGAATATCTACGCAGCGCAGGCGTCCGATGGCGACAATTGGGCAGATGATTCACCGCAATGCGCCGATTTGCTGAGCAACAAAATCTTACCCATGGTGCGATACTATGCCTATGTCGAAATCACCAATCGTGCACACCAAAGCTTGTGGCGAGAATATGAGCAACTCGCGGCTCAATTCGGCAACTTTGCCATAGAGCACATTCGTGCTGTTGATGATATTTATCCTATTTTCCGAGAGCTATTTAAGAAAAACGCCAACAAAACGGCGCGTAGCGCCTAG
- a CDS encoding PrkA family serine protein kinase, which yields MTIFEHYQSRFEASQEEEYSISEFLELCKKDKTAYVTAPERLLTAIGEPEMVDTSQDAVLSRLFSNRVVPRYPAFNEFYGMEDAIEQIVSYLKHAAQGLEECKQVLYLLGPVGGGKSSIAEKLKYLMQQVPIYCLKGSPVNDHPLSLFNAIEDGELLEKEYGIKKRYLRTIMSPWAAKRLKEYNGDISQFKVVKRYPSILNQVAIAKTEPGDENNQDISALVGKVDIRKLEHYAQNDPDAYAYSGALCLANQGLMEFVEMFKAPIKVLHPLLTATQEGNYNGTEGISALPFNGIILAHSNESEWQTFKNNKNNEAFLDRVYIVKVPYCLRVTEEVKIYDKLLHNSELSDAPCAPGTLETLAKFSVLSRLKEPENSSIYSKMRVYDGESLKDTDPKAKSYQEYRDYAGVDEGMTGLSTRFAFKILSRVFNFDHSEVAANPVHLFYVLEQQIEREQYSAEVQERYLSHLKGYLIPQYVEFIGKELQTAYLESYSEYGQNIFDRYVTYADFWIQDQEYRDPDTGQLFDRAALNAELEKIEKPAGISNPKDFRNEIVNFVLRARAHNNGKNPLWTSYEKLRTVIEKKMFSNTEDLLPVISFNTKTSAEDQKKHEDFVNRMVEKGYTQKQVRLLSEWYLRVRKSQ from the coding sequence ATGACAATTTTCGAGCATTATCAATCACGATTTGAAGCATCCCAGGAAGAAGAGTACAGCATTAGCGAGTTTCTAGAGCTGTGCAAAAAAGACAAGACAGCCTATGTCACGGCACCAGAGCGCCTGCTAACAGCCATAGGCGAGCCAGAAATGGTCGATACATCGCAAGATGCGGTGTTAAGTCGGCTTTTCTCTAACCGAGTTGTACCAAGATACCCCGCATTCAATGAGTTTTATGGAATGGAAGATGCCATTGAGCAGATTGTTTCCTACCTAAAACACGCCGCACAAGGCCTAGAGGAGTGTAAACAAGTATTATACTTGCTTGGTCCTGTGGGCGGTGGTAAATCATCGATTGCTGAAAAGCTTAAGTACTTGATGCAACAAGTGCCTATTTACTGTCTTAAAGGCTCACCGGTGAATGATCACCCCCTGAGCCTTTTTAATGCCATTGAAGACGGCGAACTGCTAGAAAAAGAATACGGCATTAAAAAGCGTTATTTGCGTACCATCATGTCGCCTTGGGCAGCGAAAAGATTAAAAGAATACAATGGTGACATCAGTCAATTTAAGGTGGTAAAGCGCTACCCCTCTATTTTAAATCAAGTGGCCATTGCCAAAACTGAGCCTGGTGATGAAAACAACCAAGATATCTCCGCCCTAGTGGGTAAAGTTGATATTCGTAAACTTGAACATTACGCGCAAAACGATCCAGATGCGTACGCGTACTCAGGCGCTTTATGTCTTGCCAACCAAGGCTTGATGGAATTCGTCGAAATGTTCAAAGCGCCCATTAAAGTACTGCATCCGCTGCTAACTGCCACCCAAGAAGGCAACTACAACGGTACTGAGGGGATTTCCGCCCTGCCCTTTAATGGCATTATTTTGGCTCACTCAAATGAATCAGAGTGGCAAACGTTTAAGAATAATAAGAATAATGAAGCCTTTTTAGACAGGGTTTACATTGTGAAAGTGCCGTATTGCTTACGCGTCACTGAAGAGGTAAAAATCTACGATAAGTTACTACACAACAGCGAGCTAAGCGACGCTCCGTGTGCTCCAGGCACCTTAGAAACCTTAGCCAAGTTCTCGGTGTTATCGCGGCTAAAAGAGCCTGAAAACTCCAGCATTTACTCAAAAATGCGGGTCTACGATGGTGAAAGCCTGAAAGATACCGACCCTAAAGCCAAATCCTACCAAGAGTACCGCGACTATGCCGGCGTCGATGAGGGCATGACTGGGTTATCAACCCGCTTTGCATTTAAAATCTTGTCGCGCGTGTTTAACTTTGATCACAGTGAAGTGGCTGCCAACCCGGTCCACCTTTTCTATGTATTGGAACAGCAGATAGAGCGGGAGCAATACAGCGCCGAAGTGCAAGAACGTTACTTGTCGCACTTAAAAGGCTACCTGATCCCTCAATATGTCGAATTTATCGGTAAAGAGCTACAAACAGCTTATTTAGAGTCGTACTCCGAGTACGGGCAAAATATCTTCGATCGCTACGTCACCTATGCCGACTTTTGGATCCAAGATCAAGAATACCGCGACCCTGACACCGGACAGCTATTCGACCGCGCCGCACTCAATGCTGAGCTGGAGAAGATCGAAAAACCTGCGGGTATTTCTAACCCCAAAGACTTCCGCAATGAGATCGTTAATTTTGTTTTACGAGCGCGCGCTCACAACAACGGTAAGAATCCGCTTTGGACTAGCTACGAGAAACTGCGCACAGTGATTGAGAAAAAAATGTTCTCCAACACCGAGGACTTACTGCCGGTTATCTCATTTAATACCAAGACATCAGCAGAGGATCAGAAAAAACACGAAGACTTCGTTAACCGAATGGTTGAAAAAGGCTACACCCAGAAACAAGTGCGCTTACTGTCTGAGTGGTATTTGCGCGTTCGCAAATCGCAGTAA
- a CDS encoding superoxide dismutase translates to MAFELPSLPYEINALEPHISQETLEYHHGKHHNTYVQKLNGLIAGTDFEGKSLEEIVCSSEGGVFNNAAQIWNHTFYWHSLSPNGGGAPTGAVADAINAKWGSFEAFQEAFNDKAVNNFGSSWTWLVKTADGSLDIVNTSNAATPLTEQGVTPILTVDLWEHAYYIDYRNVRPDYLKGFWSLVNWDFANQNFSA, encoded by the coding sequence ATGGCATTTGAACTACCGTCACTACCATACGAAATCAATGCATTAGAGCCACATATCTCTCAAGAGACGCTTGAGTATCACCACGGTAAACACCACAACACCTACGTGCAAAAGCTAAATGGCCTTATTGCTGGTACTGATTTCGAAGGTAAATCTCTCGAAGAAATCGTATGCTCATCTGAAGGCGGTGTTTTCAATAATGCTGCTCAGATCTGGAACCACACGTTCTACTGGCACAGCCTTTCTCCAAACGGTGGTGGTGCACCAACCGGCGCTGTAGCCGATGCGATTAACGCTAAATGGGGCTCTTTTGAAGCGTTCCAAGAAGCATTCAATGACAAAGCAGTAAACAACTTCGGTTCGAGCTGGACTTGGCTAGTTAAAACTGCAGACGGTTCATTGGATATCGTTAACACCTCAAATGCAGCTACGCCTCTAACTGAGCAAGGCGTAACTCCAATTCTGACCGTTGATCTTTGGGAACATGCTTACTACATTGACTACCGCAATGTACGTCCAGATTACCTTAAAGGCTTCTGGTCGCTAGTAAACTGGGACTTCGCAAACCAGAACTTCAGCGCTTAA
- a CDS encoding Grx4 family monothiol glutaredoxin, which yields METVEKIKQQIAENPILLYMKGSPKLPSCGFSSQAAQAMISCGEQFAYVDILQNPDIRAELPKYANWPTFPQLWVEGELVGGCDIIIEMFQRGELQPLIEQTAAKYKDADSE from the coding sequence ATGGAAACCGTTGAAAAGATTAAACAGCAAATTGCTGAAAATCCCATTCTGCTTTATATGAAAGGCTCTCCAAAACTACCAAGCTGTGGCTTTTCTTCTCAAGCAGCGCAAGCGATGATTTCTTGCGGCGAGCAGTTTGCTTACGTTGATATCCTACAAAACCCGGATATTCGTGCTGAGTTACCAAAATATGCGAACTGGCCAACTTTTCCGCAGTTATGGGTGGAAGGTGAGTTAGTCGGTGGTTGCGACATTATTATTGAGATGTTCCAACGCGGCGAGTTGCAGCCTCTTATTGAGCAAACAGCAGCAAAGTACAAAGACGCTGATAGCGAATAA
- a CDS encoding substrate-binding periplasmic protein: MFMLYIRMTVLILAVALLPASYSYAQRQSITIDYQVNDATMSYTGFWRGSTFIVDAGFERNVIVATLDWPPYLGRNQCQGGWLLHYMAALLLQAGYNPEFRFLPWARAVRMTELGHADILAPEYEIESSAPSDVIPGSTRLNHLALSLALAHAPVHYVAAADSAITQAPQISELPNYSLGIVRGYQNAPQVDQVIDSGQVIVQQAIDDAQNLNLVVNGRVNLIIGDPLVLHTVASANGIDRAAYRVLQPSITNQPLYFALSKTRPQWQVLMQDINQTIPVANAQQLRQQLTERIDEHCAAQGTY; this comes from the coding sequence ATGTTCATGCTTTATATTCGTATGACCGTTTTAATTTTGGCAGTGGCCTTACTCCCCGCTAGCTACTCCTACGCGCAGCGTCAATCTATTACGATTGACTATCAAGTAAATGATGCAACCATGAGTTACACAGGCTTTTGGCGCGGCAGTACCTTTATTGTCGATGCAGGGTTCGAGCGTAATGTGATTGTCGCGACGCTTGATTGGCCTCCTTACTTGGGGCGTAATCAATGTCAGGGTGGCTGGCTATTGCATTATATGGCGGCGTTGCTATTGCAGGCTGGGTATAATCCTGAGTTCAGGTTTTTGCCTTGGGCTCGAGCGGTGCGCATGACTGAATTGGGTCATGCGGACATTTTAGCTCCTGAGTATGAAATAGAATCATCCGCGCCCTCAGACGTCATCCCTGGCAGCACGCGGCTTAATCACCTCGCATTGTCCTTAGCATTAGCGCATGCACCGGTGCATTATGTGGCTGCAGCAGACAGTGCTATCACCCAGGCCCCGCAAATATCGGAATTGCCCAATTACTCTCTTGGTATCGTTCGTGGCTATCAAAATGCCCCCCAGGTAGATCAAGTGATCGACAGTGGCCAAGTCATTGTTCAACAAGCTATAGATGATGCGCAAAACCTTAACTTAGTGGTTAACGGGCGCGTTAACCTCATTATTGGCGATCCCTTAGTATTACATACCGTTGCCAGTGCAAACGGTATTGACCGCGCTGCCTATCGAGTATTGCAACCAAGCATAACCAATCAGCCATTGTATTTTGCGCTATCGAAAACGCGGCCACAGTGGCAAGTGTTGATGCAAGATATCAATCAAACCATTCCTGTTGCCAATGCTCAGCAATTGCGCCAACAGCTTACTGAGCGTATTGACGAGCACTGTGCAGCTCAGGGCACATATTAA